In the genome of Chrysoperla carnea chromosome 5, inChrCarn1.1, whole genome shotgun sequence, the window GtttataaagattaataaaagtaaagtaCATCAAGTACACTGCGTAGGTTTGATTTTAGATTCAACCCCAAATTATGAAGAGGATGTGGGACCCCTTATTGTCTACCCCTAGGTTTGATTTCTATGGtcattatttttccaaaataaaattattacagttttttttttaaattttatgtttgtaaatatCAGTTtgctttttttctgaaaaatttatatgaaaaatcgTTTAATCTCTGTATATTCACATTCACATTCCCTGTATATTTATTCACTTGATTATACacttattgtaattattaaatttgaaactaacaataattttttatgaataaaaaattgaagcaaaggtcaaaatcatatttttttaatatgaatgactattatattttaatttaaaattgattcagaAAATGATAagattaatatataataaaaataataactattttttaatctgAAACAACTGAAGAATTCTACAAGtggagataattttttttttaataaaaacaaccattttcacatatttttgtggattaaatattttaaataacacataaattaaaagtttaaagaaaTTCCTGGcataaaatcaggtctgatcgattcgttctgatttttttgtatttgtttgaaaggtaacttGATCGAGAAAATATGTTCAGCTTTTTGAAGGTCATCATCATCTCTTCTAATTGTTTCGGGTACAGACCAACTAGAAACATCTGAACTcggactttttttaaaaataatttggtatGCCTATTTAGCCATTAAAGCCATTAACAAATAaagatacattacattaaataaaaattatattataataaaacaaaagaaggGTTCCGCAATTGGGTCCCTAGCACCTAAGACCAAGAGTCCTCtccccaaaaaaataaaaaacaggagataaaaatgaaatttcgctgtaatatttaatcatttagaatcatttattataaacgtATTTCATTACAAGAGAAACAAACATGTAATTACACATGATTACCAATTagtaaataatgttattatgtATACTgccttccttttttttaaaaattgattgtattttttaaatattcttaaaagaaattgatctaagcaaaaaaaaaaaagaaaaactcaaGTTAAAAACCTTccattttgttctttttttgtacacaattaacaattattttatttattttttaaaaattgtgtagatATTCTGACACAAGTTTAGGACACTGTTctacagagaaaaaaaaatgaaattaaaaataatttacctatttttttttttataaaatagattatttgaaattttattattattaaatattattattattattattatcttattccaaattattatttaaatacaaatgtcgttttatttacaaaattaaaggattttttttattttatgtttgtaaatatCAGTTTGCTTTTTTTCTGaacatttaatttgaaaaatcgtTTCATTCCCtctaagtaaaaaagaaaaattcatcaaaataattgtcaatacataattattattatgaagcCCAGCTTCCAACAAATATAAAACAGTTTTGAACTTAAAgttaccttaaaaataattttataaagtaaccttaaatttacatatttataaaaaccgtGACTCgtgatgaaaaacaaaaaaatataacgttaaatattattgtataagtacaaaaaaaaaatatgtactacagaaaaaaataatcggggataattaaaaaaatgtcacaaggtgtaaaaaaataacaaaaaaaaatcatgtgaCAATTTTCGATGagtaaattttgtacaaattttttttaaatatttttttttttttgtaattttttattgtttttttattttaaatataacactttttcatttttattgtaaaataattaaattaaggtTCTACAGaagagataataatattatgtaaggAAAATGACAACttagctaataaaaaaaaatatataaatgttccaaaaatcaaaatataaataatcttaatagttatttttcaacaaacaaaaaattacgaaTGTTGGGGCTTGTGAGTGAATGTGAAAAAAGGGGATTTcacgaattttctttttttttaaatacaacaattttatttattatttttttcttttgtaaatttttaaggtgttttttttttttgttttttgtttttgtgttttgtggATAAAAGGTAGAAAACGatagttatataataattttttatgcatcaaataaaatatttatttttctattttttcttctCGGGGCTTTGCACCCCCAAATATAGCAGATGCCTGACTTGTTTCAGCTAACGTATTCACAGGTTCAGGATTTGTTCTGGGCTTCAACTTTAATTTTGGTCTTCCAGTTGTgtctagaatttaaaaatatatacatattaagaTTTCagaaaaactatgaaataaaatataataatcagaCTTTAAATATGTACGGCGTAAGTTGTCTAAAAAATTTCCGCAATAATTTACGTTTTTTGGGATCATTAATTAAATGGTTATGTGGAAATCCATCacggatgaaaatatttttagcttaaataatcataatcgcGACATTTTTTACGATAGGTACTACGCGAAATATCAAAACAGTTCTAACGACAtcatatttgtttgtataaattaaatcaagaaCAAGACAATTTACGTTTCCCGTTAAAGTTTATTATCGCCCATATCCCACATTAGCTCAACTGCCACCAGGGCTTCAACGGCACCCTAATTAGTAAAGACATTTATGTTCATAATGCAAAATCGATATGAATATTACAACGAATTAAGTTagcaatattctttttttaggaCTTCATCAATCTTGGAATGCTATCCGGACTATCCAAGGGATTTTTAACGGGATCTCATTTGCCAGTTTCAACAAAACGATCTCAGATATACAAATTAGTCAGACTATTTTACATCGTACTCAATTGCTGTGTATtgattttttacagtttttcatACGTGTTGATACAAGTGCTGGGAAAACATGACAGTTTCGTTTCATATTGGTTATTGATTCTCACTTATTTATAGTCCATCAATATTCCCTTCATTATTATGATAGCCACCAAGAAGAAATCCAACAATAACAAACACATAATTTTGGCGCGAAATtcacattaattaaatattactgGACTTTCAAAATCCAGTGGCGTGTTTACCCTAGGATTAAAGATACTAACCATCACAATAATTAATGTATCAAAAtcgaactatttttaaaataaaatgcacaaaaaaatactttatcaaATGGTGATGTATCAGATGGTGTATTCGTAAAAATTTTCTACGTTATCGAAGAAGAATTTTTGGAGATAGCTAAGAGGATCAGAATTATAAGATATTCAACACAACGTAGATAAATATTTCTAGAAACTATATTACTATACTTTGGAATATTTTGTGATCTTGTGCAGACAATGCCTGTTGTAATTTTTCAAGGCTTTCGAATCAACTCTTCAAATTTATCAATGtgaatttcaatcaaaatataaaatagttgacCTATTTGTAACAATTCACTTGATTTTGACTTTAATaaaaggtttttgaaaaaaatgacccaaatgAACTGACAAATTatggagaaaaattttaaattagaaagttactcttaaaataacaaacaagttTCGCCTCACACATTTTGCcgcaaaaaatctatttatccTTACAAGAAATTCGTAATGGTAACagatagagaaaaattttaaataacaaagttggtttttataaaaaaaaaataacaacttctgtacgaaaatttttgtaaatgttgaATACAGatcttttttttgcattttatttccGTTGAATTTACCaggttttaaagaaaattatttccacCAAAAggtattagttattttataaaaaagtattgatTTCAAGCGACTTCGAAAATTGACCTTGACTATTGGTTTCTGTAAGCTGTTCCTCTCCGAACAACTTTTACTGGggccatatttcaaaaaattcgtcattgaagaaaaaatcagctgaattgtttaataccAAATATCTGGTATATCGAACTCATAATACTCATTATAGATACATCCATAAAAAAGGCGATTTGTAGATCTCAGATCTACAaatcaaatattgtttataaaatttaatcctTTTGATAATATcccttttataccatgcatatatgtaatatgcaaggtatactaagtttagtcccaagtttgtaacgcttaaaaatattgatgctaagcaaaaattttggtatatgtgttcataaaatcacctaatattagtccatttccggttgtccgtccgtctgttgacacgataactcaagaccgaaaacagatatcaagctgaaatttttacagcgtatacaggacgtaaaaagtgaggtcgagttcgtaaatgagcaaaataggtcaattgggtcttgggtctgtacgacccatcttgtaaaccgttagagatataacaaaagtttaaatgtaaactgtatgtattatatggaaatatcagtgatgtatgtgtgacatgtatgcatgtgtaatttaatagagtaataatcaacactgtgcatggtatttcaacaataaactcaatcaattgtttgttttcacttgtttgtattaatattgtattaatattaaaataacttgaaacttaaataaatgaaaattttagattaaaaattgtctaatttatataaatgaatctCAGAAAAACGTCTCACGTCAGGTCATTTTCGGCTATTAAGCGCTTTTGGAATTAATATACGTAAGATTATCGTTAATCAATAAAATCCGCATAAtcttaacaagttttttatattcaatgaaattttaaaatcgagTTAACCGcgtaaatatattgaaaattccccaaaaattttaacgaaatacaatttgaaaagtattcttttagaatatttttcaattataataaaatctttcTACTGCTTAACatactaataaaaaactaatttttaactaagtatgtcagttataaaattataagtttgtaataaaagttaattaccTGGATTCGATGGTGGTAACTCTTCAGAAAAACCACCCGATTCACTAGGACCTCTTCGATCTCTTTGTTCTGGACGTGGCCTTGGACCGCCACCTcctccaccaccaccaccaccaccggAGCCATAGCCACCGCCGGATCCCCCACCAGCTCCGCCACCACTTCGTCCACCAGCACCACGATTCCAATCTCTGCCACCATCATCATTACCAAAATTTCCGTAATTGCCCCGATTTCCACTTCTTTGATCTCTATCATTAAATCCACCCCCTCGAGGTCCTCTACGATCAAAGTTCTCACTACCGAAATCATCACCACCGTAACCACCACCCCCTCCGCGATTATTACCCCGAAAACCACCGGTGCCGCCACGATTACCTCTCCTATCAAAGCCACCACCTCGATCATTACGTTTTTCTTCAGCTAtatcaacttttataatatgtcCTTCCACATTCATAACTCCATCTAATGCTAATGCATGTTCTAAAtctgtttttgtttcaaattcaaCGTAACAGAATCCTTTAAATTTATCTGTATTCCGATCCATAACAAGTCGAACATTTTTCACCTGTAGATcctgaaatattttgttaatatcgCCTTGAACAATACCATTTGGTAAATTTCCAACATAAGCTTTAAATGGGGGTTCCGTTGGCGTTGCTTTTCGACCACGGCGACCTCCAtccctataaaattatttcaaaaatattatttaaaaattaaaattgaaaatccaTGTGGACAAAATCACACGCTTTCAGCAATTGCGAGCAATACATTTCAGATGCAAAGCGTACACACTACACAAGATACCAACATGATTGTCCATGCCGGCAATAAATGAATTTAGAACGTAATTGCAACATGAtttgaattagttttttataaacaacGTAAAACAATTAGTTAATTGAAAGGTATGTctgatttaaaacaataataatacaacatttttaagtaaaatctaCCTGGAATCTTCATAACCACCACGACCTGCCATGTTTAGATGCGACAAGGATAGTCGACACTCGACTGGCGCGACAAACGCTTGCGCAAATTCAACTATGCTAAACTTGTAGACAGATGTAGTAGAAGTcccctttttttttcaaaccaaattttttcaaactaaacAAACACTGGACAAAACGTAACAGAATTATTCATTTGCATtgggttttgaattttttttaataattaaaaagtatattttaaattttggtaacCCATCACAATTACAAACATACACATTGaattcagtaaaatttttatttgctgaaACTCATGTCAGTTTATAATGGAGATTGAAGGGAGCCACATGGCGAGCACCGATatgcaacaaaaatttaaaaataagattatgGAATCTACAATATTAGATTCCTTCACAGAATTAACGAGAGACACAGATCGACAACGAATTGAAGGTGGAACACGTTTATTAAAGCACTTGTCAGAGCCTCAGGATAATGACAAGGTAaactcaattgtttttttttataaaaaaccacGAGCATGTATTTTTAtctaacctcaaaattttttttcaaatttattttttttttattttttagagtgAAAAAGAGTTTGATTATGTTGTCGGTCGACTATTTAAAGGGATTGGAACGTCCCGTGTTAACGCTCGTAAAGGATTTTATACGACCTTAGTTGCATTATTAAGTACTTCATCAATaccttttgataaaatacttaaTGCTATTAAGAAACAACTTGAAAACAGTGGAGGCGGCTCCAAaagtgtaaatatatatatttaatcagttaaatattgaaaagtatcacatgaaaattatttttcttttttaggaAAAAGCTGATCTTTATATGGGACAAATATTATCTACAGGTGCAATTATTAAATCTGGATTGTTCACAAATTTCCCAGAAAATGATCAAAAAGAATTAGTACAGATTTTAATTACTGCCGGGAAGCAACGAAGTTTTTTATCATTGGCttcttattcatttttaatatcacTAGTTGAAATTGTACGtatatttacttgaaaaaattcaacataCTTTCAATTCTTTATCTCTTCCTGAATTTCTATAAGTTACCAAAGTAAAGAGAACAGTAAGAGATATCGAAGTccgaaatttataattttgtaatttttactataAGATCGTTAAGGTTTACTTTAtagtgttttttaaatgaattaaaacgcaaaaataaggtaaaaaatgtaaataacacAGGcctgcaaaaaatattttgttgccagctgcatgagatatttttactaaattatatgttttagaatgcgctgatttcagaagttttttttctatcacgtaaggtttttttgcaaattcaaacacaaaaattgataaaagcactcgtttattaaaaattatacagtagccTGCAAACATGGTAACATCCCATCTTCCTTGGTACCATCTCTCGATATCGCGGACATCCTGGTGAAACCGCTCCTCCTGTTCTTCACTGTAAGCTCCCAggttttcaggaaaatattCTGTATGGTAGTGTAAAAAATGGACCTTCAGGCTTATCTTGCAGCCTTGAGCTTCGTATCTGCTAGTTGAACAATGGTTTTGTAGTCATGATCCTTaatatttcccaaaaactttCGCACTACAACCTTGAACGATACCCAAGCTTCTTTTTCCTTGCCAATCATACTTTCCACAAAGAGGGTGTCAATTAAAAGCCTTCTTATGTCGGGGCCagtgaatatttaaaacagtctcCTTCCTTTTGCAGCGATTTTGcaaattgtttcatcaaccTCAATTTGATATGGAGAAGTggcaataaaactttttctggcGACACCTAAGtagtattgataacatttttctccccaggttttaaagtttctcgGAGTGGCCAATTACTTTTAGTCCAGTGCTGTTTTCTGACTCTACTATCTCATAAGCATAAGAGGCATGGGTATTTAGTATAGCCTGCCTGCTGAGCCAAAAGCAGCCCGAGTATTTTAAAGTCCCCACAAACCATCCATTGATGGTCCtgatatttgattctttccaGGGTAATGGCCAAATTGTTAGTTAGTTTTCTTCCATATGCACAGATCCATTGGAAGcgaagctaatttatttttattgtgcaatagtactactttaagactagttttataaaatattactataaaatactactttaaaattagtttatgttattactaatatctatgaaaacctatgatagaatgttttgaatcgttttcctgtttttgggaggtcaaaatctataagaaaatgtaaaaaaatcctcTGCAGTTTTTTAGTCGCAGACCTGTGTAATTAATGTTGAAGAAATTCAAAACGATTTCTTTGTTGTCGAAATGGtcctaaacaaattttttttaaatcaaaaatttttttttttcatgtactGTTAAGTGGTATACAAAtatgtgatttttaaaattttccctttTTAG includes:
- the LOC123301672 gene encoding eukaryotic translation initiation factor 4H-like codes for the protein MAGRGGYEDSRDGGRRGRKATPTEPPFKAYVGNLPNGIVQGDINKIFQDLQVKNVRLVMDRNTDKFKGFCYVEFETKTDLEHALALDGVMNVEGHIIKVDIAEEKRNDRGGGFDRRGNRGGTGGFRGNNRGGGGGYGGDDFGSENFDRRGPRGGGFNDRDQRSGNRGNYGNFGNDDGGRDWNRGAGGRSGGGAGGGSGGGYGSGGGGGGGGGGGPRPRPEQRDRRGPSESGGFSEELPPSNPDTTGRPKLKLKPRTNPEPVNTLAETSQASAIFGGAKPREEKIEK